A single genomic interval of Bos taurus isolate L1 Dominette 01449 registration number 42190680 breed Hereford chromosome 6, ARS-UCD2.0, whole genome shotgun sequence harbors:
- the HNRNPD gene encoding heterogeneous nuclear ribonucleoprotein D0 isoform X2, translated as MSEEQFGGDGAAAAATTAVGGSAGEQEGAMVAAAQGAAAAAGSGAGTGGGTAAGGTEGSSAESEGAKIDASKNEEDEGKMFIGGLSWDTTKKDLKDYFSKFGEVVDCTLKLDPITGRSRGFGFVLFKESESVDKVMDQKEHKLNGKVIDPKRAKAMKTKEPVKKIFVGGLSPDTPEEKIREYFGGFGEVESIELPMDNKTNKRRGFCFITFKEEEPVKKIMEKKYHNVGLSKCEIKVAMSKEQYQQQQQWGSRGGFAGRARGRGGGPSQNWNQGYSNYWNQGYGNYGYNSQGYGGYGGYDYTGYNNYYGYGDYSNQQSGYGKVSRRGGHQNSYKPY; from the exons ATGTCGGAGGAGCAGTTCGGCGGGgacggggcggcggcggcggcaacAACGGCGGTAGGCGGCTCGGCGGGCGAGCAGGAGGGAGCCATGGTGGCGGCGGCGCAgggggcagcggcggcggcgggaagTGGAGCCGGGACCGGGGGCGGAACCGCGGCCGGCGGCACCGAAGGGAGCAGCGCCGAGTCGGAGGGGGCGAAGATCGATGCCAGTAAGAACGAGGAGGATGAAGG GAAAATGTTTATAGGAGGCCTTAGCTGGGACACTACAAAGAAAGATCTGAAGGACTACTTCTCCAAATTTGGTGAAGTCGTAGACTGCACTCTGAAGTTAGATCCTATCACAGGGCGATCGAGGGGTTTTGGCTTTGTGCTATTTAAAGAGTCGGAGAGTGTAGATAAG GTCATGGATCAGAAAGAACATAAATTGAATGGGAAGGTGATTGATCCTAAGAGGGCCAAAGCCATGAAAACAAAAGAgcctgttaaaaaaatttttgttggtGGCCTTTCTCCAGATACACCTGAAGAGAAAATAAGGGAGTACTTTGGTGGTTTTGGTGAG gtTGAATCCATAGAGCTCCCCATGGACAACAAGACCAATAAGAGGCGTGGATTCTGCTTTATTACCTTTAAGGAAGAGGAACCAGTGAAGaagataatggaaaagaaatatcACAATGTTGGTCTTAGTAAA tgTGAAATCAAAGTAGCTATGTCGAAGGAACAGTatcagcaacagcagcagtgggGATCGAGAGGAGGATTTGCAGGAAGAGCTCGTGGAAGAGGTGGTG GCCCCAGTCAAAACTGGAACCAGGGATATAGTAACTATTGGAATCAAGGCTATGGCAACTATGGATATAACAGCCAAGGTTACGGTGGTTATGGAGGATATGACTACACTGGTTACAACAACTACTATGGATATGGTGATTATAGCA ACCAGCAGAGTGGCTATGGGAAAGTATCCAGGCGAGGCGGCCATCAAAATAGCTACAAACCATACTAA
- the HNRNPD gene encoding heterogeneous nuclear ribonucleoprotein D0 isoform X4, translated as MSEEQFGGDGAAAAATTAVGGSAGEQEGAMVAAAQGAAAAAGSGAGTGGGTAAGGTEGSSAESEGAKIDASKNEEDEGKMFIGGLSWDTTKKDLKDYFSKFGEVVDCTLKLDPITGRSRGFGFVLFKESESVDKVMDQKEHKLNGKVIDPKRAKAMKTKEPVKKIFVGGLSPDTPEEKIREYFGGFGEVESIELPMDNKTNKRRGFCFITFKEEEPVKKIMEKKYHNVGLSKCEIKVAMSKEQYQQQQQWGSRGGFAGRARGRGGDQQSGYGKVSRRGGHQNSYKPY; from the exons ATGTCGGAGGAGCAGTTCGGCGGGgacggggcggcggcggcggcaacAACGGCGGTAGGCGGCTCGGCGGGCGAGCAGGAGGGAGCCATGGTGGCGGCGGCGCAgggggcagcggcggcggcgggaagTGGAGCCGGGACCGGGGGCGGAACCGCGGCCGGCGGCACCGAAGGGAGCAGCGCCGAGTCGGAGGGGGCGAAGATCGATGCCAGTAAGAACGAGGAGGATGAAGG GAAAATGTTTATAGGAGGCCTTAGCTGGGACACTACAAAGAAAGATCTGAAGGACTACTTCTCCAAATTTGGTGAAGTCGTAGACTGCACTCTGAAGTTAGATCCTATCACAGGGCGATCGAGGGGTTTTGGCTTTGTGCTATTTAAAGAGTCGGAGAGTGTAGATAAG GTCATGGATCAGAAAGAACATAAATTGAATGGGAAGGTGATTGATCCTAAGAGGGCCAAAGCCATGAAAACAAAAGAgcctgttaaaaaaatttttgttggtGGCCTTTCTCCAGATACACCTGAAGAGAAAATAAGGGAGTACTTTGGTGGTTTTGGTGAG gtTGAATCCATAGAGCTCCCCATGGACAACAAGACCAATAAGAGGCGTGGATTCTGCTTTATTACCTTTAAGGAAGAGGAACCAGTGAAGaagataatggaaaagaaatatcACAATGTTGGTCTTAGTAAA tgTGAAATCAAAGTAGCTATGTCGAAGGAACAGTatcagcaacagcagcagtgggGATCGAGAGGAGGATTTGCAGGAAGAGCTCGTGGAAGAGGTGGTG ACCAGCAGAGTGGCTATGGGAAAGTATCCAGGCGAGGCGGCCATCAAAATAGCTACAAACCATACTAA
- the HNRNPD gene encoding heterogeneous nuclear ribonucleoprotein D0 isoform X3 has protein sequence MSEEQFGGDGAAAAATTAVGGSAGEQEGAMVAAAQGAAAAAGSGAGTGGGTAAGGTEGSSAESEGAKIDASKNEEDEGHSNSSPRHSEAATAQREEWKMFIGGLSWDTTKKDLKDYFSKFGEVVDCTLKLDPITGRSRGFGFVLFKESESVDKVMDQKEHKLNGKVIDPKRAKAMKTKEPVKKIFVGGLSPDTPEEKIREYFGGFGEVESIELPMDNKTNKRRGFCFITFKEEEPVKKIMEKKYHNVGLSKCEIKVAMSKEQYQQQQQWGSRGGFAGRARGRGGDQQSGYGKVSRRGGHQNSYKPY, from the exons ATGTCGGAGGAGCAGTTCGGCGGGgacggggcggcggcggcggcaacAACGGCGGTAGGCGGCTCGGCGGGCGAGCAGGAGGGAGCCATGGTGGCGGCGGCGCAgggggcagcggcggcggcgggaagTGGAGCCGGGACCGGGGGCGGAACCGCGGCCGGCGGCACCGAAGGGAGCAGCGCCGAGTCGGAGGGGGCGAAGATCGATGCCAGTAAGAACGAGGAGGATGAAGG CCATTCAAACTCCTCCCCACGACACTCTGAAGCAGCGACGGCACAGCGGGAAGAATG GAAAATGTTTATAGGAGGCCTTAGCTGGGACACTACAAAGAAAGATCTGAAGGACTACTTCTCCAAATTTGGTGAAGTCGTAGACTGCACTCTGAAGTTAGATCCTATCACAGGGCGATCGAGGGGTTTTGGCTTTGTGCTATTTAAAGAGTCGGAGAGTGTAGATAAG GTCATGGATCAGAAAGAACATAAATTGAATGGGAAGGTGATTGATCCTAAGAGGGCCAAAGCCATGAAAACAAAAGAgcctgttaaaaaaatttttgttggtGGCCTTTCTCCAGATACACCTGAAGAGAAAATAAGGGAGTACTTTGGTGGTTTTGGTGAG gtTGAATCCATAGAGCTCCCCATGGACAACAAGACCAATAAGAGGCGTGGATTCTGCTTTATTACCTTTAAGGAAGAGGAACCAGTGAAGaagataatggaaaagaaatatcACAATGTTGGTCTTAGTAAA tgTGAAATCAAAGTAGCTATGTCGAAGGAACAGTatcagcaacagcagcagtgggGATCGAGAGGAGGATTTGCAGGAAGAGCTCGTGGAAGAGGTGGTG ACCAGCAGAGTGGCTATGGGAAAGTATCCAGGCGAGGCGGCCATCAAAATAGCTACAAACCATACTAA
- the HNRNPD gene encoding heterogeneous nuclear ribonucleoprotein D0 isoform X1: protein MSEEQFGGDGAAAAATTAVGGSAGEQEGAMVAAAQGAAAAAGSGAGTGGGTAAGGTEGSSAESEGAKIDASKNEEDEGHSNSSPRHSEAATAQREEWKMFIGGLSWDTTKKDLKDYFSKFGEVVDCTLKLDPITGRSRGFGFVLFKESESVDKVMDQKEHKLNGKVIDPKRAKAMKTKEPVKKIFVGGLSPDTPEEKIREYFGGFGEVESIELPMDNKTNKRRGFCFITFKEEEPVKKIMEKKYHNVGLSKCEIKVAMSKEQYQQQQQWGSRGGFAGRARGRGGGPSQNWNQGYSNYWNQGYGNYGYNSQGYGGYGGYDYTGYNNYYGYGDYSNQQSGYGKVSRRGGHQNSYKPY from the exons ATGTCGGAGGAGCAGTTCGGCGGGgacggggcggcggcggcggcaacAACGGCGGTAGGCGGCTCGGCGGGCGAGCAGGAGGGAGCCATGGTGGCGGCGGCGCAgggggcagcggcggcggcgggaagTGGAGCCGGGACCGGGGGCGGAACCGCGGCCGGCGGCACCGAAGGGAGCAGCGCCGAGTCGGAGGGGGCGAAGATCGATGCCAGTAAGAACGAGGAGGATGAAGG CCATTCAAACTCCTCCCCACGACACTCTGAAGCAGCGACGGCACAGCGGGAAGAATG GAAAATGTTTATAGGAGGCCTTAGCTGGGACACTACAAAGAAAGATCTGAAGGACTACTTCTCCAAATTTGGTGAAGTCGTAGACTGCACTCTGAAGTTAGATCCTATCACAGGGCGATCGAGGGGTTTTGGCTTTGTGCTATTTAAAGAGTCGGAGAGTGTAGATAAG GTCATGGATCAGAAAGAACATAAATTGAATGGGAAGGTGATTGATCCTAAGAGGGCCAAAGCCATGAAAACAAAAGAgcctgttaaaaaaatttttgttggtGGCCTTTCTCCAGATACACCTGAAGAGAAAATAAGGGAGTACTTTGGTGGTTTTGGTGAG gtTGAATCCATAGAGCTCCCCATGGACAACAAGACCAATAAGAGGCGTGGATTCTGCTTTATTACCTTTAAGGAAGAGGAACCAGTGAAGaagataatggaaaagaaatatcACAATGTTGGTCTTAGTAAA tgTGAAATCAAAGTAGCTATGTCGAAGGAACAGTatcagcaacagcagcagtgggGATCGAGAGGAGGATTTGCAGGAAGAGCTCGTGGAAGAGGTGGTG GCCCCAGTCAAAACTGGAACCAGGGATATAGTAACTATTGGAATCAAGGCTATGGCAACTATGGATATAACAGCCAAGGTTACGGTGGTTATGGAGGATATGACTACACTGGTTACAACAACTACTATGGATATGGTGATTATAGCA ACCAGCAGAGTGGCTATGGGAAAGTATCCAGGCGAGGCGGCCATCAAAATAGCTACAAACCATACTAA